A region of Thermobifida halotolerans DNA encodes the following proteins:
- a CDS encoding GTP-binding protein — translation MSDRVGAVPDALKILVAGGFGAGKTTLVSALSEVESLHTEELVTAESIGVDDLHGVEAKTTTTVALDFGRITLDEHTVIYMFGTPGQRRFAFMWEELAEGALGAIVLADTRRLEDCFETIDFFEQRDVPFIVAVNCFDGVRTHMPADVRVALDVDPNVPVMLCDARERESVKRVMIELVSHILELELSGA, via the coding sequence ATGTCCGATAGGGTCGGGGCCGTTCCCGACGCGTTGAAGATCCTGGTGGCCGGCGGGTTCGGCGCCGGGAAGACCACGCTGGTGTCCGCTCTCAGCGAGGTGGAGTCGCTGCACACCGAGGAACTGGTCACCGCCGAGAGCATCGGTGTGGACGACCTCCACGGGGTGGAGGCCAAGACCACCACCACCGTCGCGTTGGACTTCGGCCGCATCACCCTGGACGAGCACACCGTCATCTACATGTTCGGCACCCCGGGGCAGCGCCGCTTCGCCTTCATGTGGGAGGAGTTGGCCGAGGGCGCGCTGGGGGCGATCGTCCTCGCCGACACCCGCCGTCTGGAGGACTGCTTCGAGACGATCGACTTCTTCGAGCAGCGCGACGTGCCGTTCATCGTCGCGGTGAACTGCTTCGACGGCGTGCGCACCCACATGCCCGCGGATGTGCGGGTCGCGCTGGACGTGGACCCCAACGTCCCCGTGATGCTGTGCGACGCGAGGGAGCGCGAGTCGGTCAAGCGGGTGATGATCGAACTGGTCTCCCACATCCTCGAACTGGAGTTGTCGGGGGCCTGA
- a CDS encoding DUF742 domain-containing protein, whose amino-acid sequence MSAVSAPGSPDDAGRLIRPYSLTRGRTRPSRSDFAMTSQVVAVPTVTPPTDLEPEHHLILRSCAAPASVAELASRTGLPLGVLRILLSDLLDGGHVMVHESQWQRRRPDVHTLRTVLDRIRAL is encoded by the coding sequence CTGAGCGCCGTGTCCGCTCCCGGCTCCCCCGACGACGCTGGTCGGCTGATCCGACCATATTCGCTGACGCGGGGACGCACCCGTCCCTCGCGTTCCGATTTCGCGATGACCTCCCAGGTCGTGGCGGTGCCGACCGTGACGCCGCCCACCGACCTGGAACCCGAGCACCACCTGATCCTGCGCTCGTGCGCCGCTCCCGCCTCGGTGGCCGAACTGGCCTCGCGCACCGGCCTGCCGCTGGGAGTCCTGCGCATCCTGCTGTCCGACCTCCTCGACGGCGGACACGTCATGGTGCACGAGTCGCAGTGGCAGCGGAGGCGACCGGATGTGCACACCCTGAGAACGGTCCTCGACCGCATCCGTGCGCTGTGA
- a CDS encoding roadblock/LC7 domain-containing protein, with amino-acid sequence MTEQTTTRSTSSELDWLLTDLVSRVAGAREAVLLSADGLLLSASNGMDRERAERISAIASGFSSLARGASKQLGATEVRQTVVEMDNVFLFVLSAGHGACLALVADSTCDVGLVAYEINRLVRQVGPHLSTLPRHRRPAHGRPAEGL; translated from the coding sequence ATGACCGAGCAGACGACCACCCGTTCCACCTCCTCCGAGCTGGACTGGCTGCTGACCGATCTGGTGTCCCGGGTCGCCGGGGCACGCGAGGCCGTGCTGCTGTCCGCCGACGGGCTGCTGCTGTCGGCCTCCAACGGCATGGACCGGGAGCGCGCCGAGCGGATCAGCGCCATCGCCTCGGGCTTTTCCAGCCTGGCCCGGGGAGCGAGCAAGCAGCTGGGCGCGACCGAGGTCCGCCAGACCGTGGTGGAGATGGACAACGTCTTCCTGTTCGTGCTCTCCGCGGGCCACGGCGCGTGCCTGGCCCTGGTGGCCGACTCCACCTGCGACGTGGGGCTGGTCGCCTACGAGATCAACCGGCTGGTGCGCCAGGTGGGGCCGCACCTGTCCACGCTGCCCCGGCACCGGCGTCCGGCGCACGGCCGCCCGGCCGAGGGGCTCTGA
- a CDS encoding sensor histidine kinase, with protein sequence MTKEQRRPLHRVRLLSKEQRGTIRARLLALALIPSSALLIFWVGTIVTPVSTLFSLHQSTTFVEEAGVPALEVISALQAERHSTMEYLALSEAESGENILTPELRQDRLATDTAVADFRAGIEEAGLSGFPGETRDRIDRFLTTLEVLSPHRDVLDSSTPVRSGAASTYDEAIEAGLQLWDIQEKLVDGGLTHEVRNLTSLVRARELLSQEDGLLTYASASGTFTAADHIDFAAAVGAQRYLYTQIAPELSGTDRSAYDAVMGSSHFRTVQTLENETVRIGATAEGIPIDIQSWESARETLDQSFQKLEEDRAAALVEQSQASALRLTLLLALLSLVTLAVTVASVVFSSRTVTWLNRRLGALREATLDYAHSRLPSITSRLRSGEEVDVATDAPPIPVEINDEIGQVTEAFNTAQRAAVDSATQEAKLREGVRNVFRNIARRAQTLVHRQLSLLDSLEQSETDPKVLESLFRIDHLSTQMRRNAENLMLLTDDRPSRKAGEPLSLAQAARAASSEIEDYSRVKLLPMPNVRIRGQVAGDTVRLLAELLENATSFSPPNTTVTVRGEALPHGSYALEVEDRGLGMLPQGYADANELLSGSVQRFNLADMREDSQLGLIVVATIAQRHGLKVTLRPSPYNGTQAIIVFPPEAVDTEAASPPAVEPARSAPAELEAPAAAATEPAPTAPVPTAPAESTAPPSPGASADPDTYKGLPRRRRSHRRSQPTPPAPAPSISRPVSTDRSLEEIRQMMNAFQRGTRTGRAEGNTDQPNRETR encoded by the coding sequence ATGACGAAAGAGCAGCGCCGTCCCCTCCACCGCGTGCGTCTCCTGAGCAAAGAACAGCGCGGTACCATCCGCGCCCGCCTCCTCGCGCTGGCGCTCATCCCGAGCAGTGCCCTGCTGATCTTCTGGGTCGGCACCATCGTCACACCGGTGAGCACCCTCTTCTCCCTCCACCAGAGCACCACGTTCGTGGAGGAGGCGGGGGTGCCCGCTCTGGAGGTCATCTCCGCGCTCCAGGCGGAGCGCCACTCCACGATGGAGTACCTCGCCCTCTCCGAGGCCGAGAGCGGCGAGAACATCCTCACTCCCGAGCTGCGGCAGGACCGTCTGGCCACCGACACGGCCGTCGCCGACTTCCGCGCCGGGATCGAGGAGGCCGGCCTGTCCGGATTCCCAGGGGAGACCCGCGACCGCATCGACCGGTTCCTCACCACCCTGGAGGTCCTCTCCCCGCACCGCGACGTCCTCGACTCGTCCACCCCCGTCCGGTCGGGCGCCGCCTCCACCTACGACGAGGCGATCGAGGCCGGTCTGCAACTGTGGGACATCCAGGAGAAACTGGTCGACGGCGGGCTGACCCACGAGGTGCGCAACCTCACCTCCCTGGTCCGGGCGCGCGAACTGCTCTCCCAGGAGGACGGCCTGCTGACCTACGCCAGCGCCTCCGGCACGTTCACCGCCGCCGACCACATCGACTTCGCGGCCGCGGTCGGCGCCCAGCGCTACCTGTACACCCAGATCGCCCCCGAACTCAGCGGGACGGACCGGTCGGCCTACGACGCCGTCATGGGAAGTTCCCACTTCCGCACCGTGCAGACGCTGGAGAACGAGACGGTCCGGATCGGCGCCACCGCCGAGGGCATCCCCATCGACATCCAGTCCTGGGAGTCCGCCCGGGAGACACTGGACCAGTCCTTCCAGAAGCTGGAGGAGGACCGCGCCGCCGCCCTCGTGGAGCAGAGCCAGGCCTCCGCCCTGCGACTCACCCTCCTCCTCGCACTGCTCAGCCTCGTGACCCTGGCCGTGACCGTGGCCTCCGTGGTCTTCAGCTCGCGGACCGTCACCTGGCTCAACCGGCGTCTCGGAGCACTGCGCGAGGCCACCCTGGACTACGCGCACTCCCGCCTGCCGTCGATCACCTCGCGGCTGCGCTCCGGGGAGGAGGTGGACGTCGCCACCGACGCCCCGCCGATCCCCGTCGAGATCAACGACGAGATCGGCCAGGTCACCGAGGCCTTCAACACCGCACAGCGCGCCGCCGTGGACTCGGCGACCCAGGAGGCGAAACTGCGCGAGGGCGTGCGCAACGTCTTCCGCAACATCGCGCGCCGCGCCCAGACCCTGGTGCACCGCCAGCTCAGCCTGCTGGACTCCCTGGAGCAGTCCGAGACCGACCCGAAGGTGCTGGAGTCGCTGTTTCGCATCGACCACCTGAGCACCCAGATGCGGCGCAACGCCGAGAACCTGATGCTGCTGACCGACGACCGGCCGTCCCGCAAGGCCGGTGAACCGCTGAGCCTGGCCCAGGCGGCGCGCGCGGCCTCCAGCGAGATCGAGGACTACTCCCGGGTCAAGCTGCTGCCGATGCCCAACGTGCGGATCAGGGGACAGGTCGCCGGGGACACCGTGCGGCTGCTGGCCGAGCTGCTGGAGAACGCCACCTCCTTCTCCCCGCCCAACACCACGGTCACGGTGCGCGGCGAGGCGCTGCCCCACGGCAGCTACGCCCTGGAGGTCGAGGACCGCGGCCTGGGCATGCTCCCCCAGGGCTACGCCGACGCCAACGAACTGCTCAGCGGCTCCGTCCAGCGGTTCAACCTCGCCGACATGCGCGAGGACTCCCAACTGGGCCTGATCGTGGTCGCCACCATCGCCCAGCGGCACGGCCTGAAGGTCACCCTGCGCCCCTCCCCCTACAACGGGACCCAGGCGATCATCGTGTTCCCGCCCGAGGCGGTCGACACCGAGGCCGCGTCCCCGCCCGCGGTCGAGCCCGCGCGCAGCGCCCCCGCCGAACTGGAGGCGCCCGCCGCGGCGGCCACCGAACCCGCTCCCACCGCCCCGGTGCCCACGGCCCCGGCCGAGTCCACCGCGCCGCCCTCCCCCGGGGCCTCCGCCGACCCCGACACCTACAAGGGCCTGCCGCGTCGCAGGCGCTCCCACCGACGTTCCCAACCGACTCCACCGGCACCCGCACCGTCCATCTCCCGACCGGTCAGCACCGACCGGTCGCTGGAGGAGATCCGGCAGATGATGAACGCCTTCCAGCGAGGCACCCGGACCGGACGCGCCGAAGGCAACACCGATCAGCCCAACAGGGAGACGCGATGA
- a CDS encoding ABC transporter substrate-binding protein has product MRNRPEGSVRARTVPVVLGVLLLTACASPPPRTDGSGRDAVATAASAAELGGMDELIRAAQAEGELNVVALPPERTDHGEMVAAFERKYGIKVNPAAPDASDEEQLDVAARRAGTDRAPDVFDLRLASAADAAARLAEYRVETWDDVPEDSRHPGGRYVGDHTVRMSVGFDADEVPAPEGVEDLLATARRGAVALDGDPRRDESAFFGVVMAALGSGGDADDVAPGVRLLAGPARTGRLRTAAPSPDAIASGEVPVVVDWEHANLRRAAELAGRADWRVVVPEGAAVGFTSCQAINRDAPHPAAARLWQEFVLSDEGQNIRLGGLVRPVRLEAMAAQGSVDTRALAALPAAEEPLVTLTAEQTGRAERHLAEHWIDPPAR; this is encoded by the coding sequence ATGCGAAACCGACCGGAGGGCTCGGTCCGGGCGCGGACGGTTCCCGTCGTGTTGGGCGTTCTCCTGCTCACGGCGTGCGCGTCTCCCCCGCCGCGGACCGACGGCTCCGGACGCGACGCGGTGGCGACCGCGGCGTCGGCCGCGGAGCTCGGCGGGATGGACGAACTCATCCGGGCCGCGCAGGCCGAGGGAGAACTCAACGTCGTCGCCCTGCCGCCGGAGCGGACCGACCACGGGGAGATGGTCGCCGCCTTCGAGCGGAAGTACGGCATCAAGGTCAACCCGGCCGCCCCGGACGCCTCCGACGAGGAGCAACTCGACGTCGCGGCGCGCCGGGCGGGAACCGACCGCGCCCCCGACGTGTTCGACCTCCGCCTGGCGTCCGCCGCCGACGCCGCCGCGCGCCTCGCCGAGTACCGGGTCGAGACCTGGGACGACGTTCCCGAGGACAGCAGGCACCCCGGCGGCAGGTACGTCGGGGACCACACCGTCCGCATGTCGGTCGGTTTCGACGCCGACGAGGTCCCCGCCCCCGAGGGGGTGGAGGACCTGCTGGCGACGGCCCGCCGGGGCGCGGTGGCCCTCGACGGCGACCCCAGGCGGGACGAGTCCGCGTTCTTCGGCGTGGTGATGGCCGCCCTGGGCAGCGGTGGCGACGCCGACGACGTCGCTCCGGGCGTGCGCCTCCTCGCCGGACCAGCCCGGACGGGCCGCCTCCGCACGGCCGCCCCGTCCCCGGACGCCATCGCCTCGGGCGAGGTCCCCGTCGTCGTCGACTGGGAGCACGCCAACCTGCGGCGGGCGGCCGAGCTGGCCGGCCGGGCCGACTGGCGGGTGGTGGTCCCCGAGGGTGCGGCCGTCGGCTTCACCTCCTGCCAGGCGATCAACCGGGACGCCCCGCACCCGGCGGCGGCCCGCCTGTGGCAGGAGTTCGTCCTCTCCGACGAGGGGCAGAACATCCGCCTCGGCGGACTCGTCCGCCCGGTGCGTCTCGAGGCGATGGCGGCGCAGGGCAGCGTCGACACCCGGGCGCTGGCCGCGCTGCCCGCCGCCGAGGAGCCGCTGGTGACGCTGACGGCCGAGCAGACCGGGCGCGCCGAACGCCACCTGGCCGAGCACTGGATCGACCCGCCGGCACGCTGA
- a CDS encoding ABC transporter permease subunit, with amino-acid sequence MTTTTAAHAPASGLGAAILAEWTKLWSLRSTYVCLVLTPVIGVGLSSLVALGVGATGPEAFPEGTDLTGQAAALAYVGPVFGVIALVVLAAHLSAGEYPSQIRLTLAAHPRRWRVLAAKTAVLLAVTLAAGFVTAFSAFLASQAVLDAFDMPTAGLTDAERLRTTLLLGATFPLFPLLTLGLGVLLRGSAGAITASLAVMLLPPMFGGLLPADVQRHVLRYLPASAWDNVTGITSPDLPGHMDFWPALGVVAAWIALCLGAALWALHRRDV; translated from the coding sequence TTGACCACGACCACCGCCGCGCACGCCCCCGCCTCCGGCCTGGGAGCGGCGATCCTCGCGGAGTGGACCAAGCTCTGGTCGCTGCGCTCCACCTACGTCTGCCTCGTCCTGACCCCGGTGATCGGCGTCGGGCTGAGCTCGCTGGTCGCCCTGGGCGTCGGCGCGACCGGCCCCGAGGCCTTCCCGGAGGGAACCGACCTGACCGGGCAGGCCGCGGCACTGGCCTACGTCGGTCCGGTCTTCGGGGTGATCGCGCTCGTCGTGCTCGCCGCCCACCTCTCGGCCGGGGAGTACCCGAGCCAGATCAGGCTCACCCTCGCGGCGCACCCGCGCCGCTGGCGGGTGCTGGCCGCCAAGACCGCGGTCCTGCTCGCCGTCACCCTGGCCGCCGGATTCGTGACCGCCTTCTCCGCCTTCCTGGCCTCCCAGGCCGTCCTGGACGCCTTCGACATGCCCACGGCGGGCCTGACCGACGCCGAACGGCTGCGCACGACCCTGCTGCTGGGCGCGACGTTCCCGCTCTTCCCGCTGCTGACCCTGGGCCTGGGCGTCCTGCTGCGCGGCTCGGCCGGCGCGATCACCGCCTCCCTCGCGGTGATGCTGCTTCCCCCGATGTTCGGCGGCCTGCTGCCCGCCGACGTGCAGCGGCACGTCCTGCGCTACCTCCCGGCCAGCGCCTGGGACAACGTCACGGGCATCACCTCCCCCGACCTGCCGGGGCACATGGACTTCTGGCCCGCGCTGGGAGTGGTCGCCGCCTGGATCGCGCTCTGCCTGGGCGCGGCCCTGTGGGCGCTGCACCGCAGGGACGTCTGA
- a CDS encoding ABC transporter ATP-binding protein has product MIRVRGLTKRYGDTLAVDHLTFDVNPGVVTGFLGPNGAGKSTTMRMILGLDTPTSGTATVNGRRYRDLSAPLHEVGALLDPGAAHPGRTAHAHLLWLARGAGLPRRRVEEVLDLVGLSSVAGRRVGGFSLGMRQRLGIAAALLGDPGVLLFDEPVNGLDPEGILWVRGLLGDLAAEGRTVLVSSHLMNEMQATADHVLVIGRGRLIADMGVAELTARGGSGGVRVASADPAALTAALAEEGASVRSGDGDALLVGGLDAARVGEIALHRRIALRELTPQRTSLEAAFMELTAGSVEHRSGSAPTPEGRPS; this is encoded by the coding sequence ATGATCCGAGTACGCGGACTCACCAAGCGCTACGGCGACACCCTCGCCGTCGACCACCTCACCTTCGACGTCAACCCCGGTGTGGTCACCGGCTTCCTCGGCCCCAACGGCGCGGGCAAGAGCACGACCATGCGGATGATCCTCGGCCTGGACACCCCCACCTCCGGCACGGCCACGGTCAACGGCCGCCGCTACCGCGACCTGTCCGCGCCGCTGCACGAGGTCGGCGCGCTGCTGGACCCCGGCGCGGCCCATCCGGGACGCACCGCCCACGCCCACCTGCTGTGGCTGGCGCGCGGCGCGGGCCTGCCCCGCCGCCGCGTGGAGGAGGTGCTCGACCTGGTCGGCCTCTCCTCGGTCGCGGGACGGCGCGTGGGCGGCTTCTCGCTGGGCATGCGCCAGCGTCTGGGCATCGCCGCCGCGCTCCTGGGCGACCCCGGGGTGCTGCTGTTCGACGAACCCGTCAACGGCCTGGACCCCGAGGGCATCCTGTGGGTCCGCGGGCTGCTCGGGGACCTGGCCGCCGAGGGGCGCACCGTCCTCGTCTCCAGCCACCTGATGAACGAGATGCAGGCCACCGCCGACCACGTGCTCGTCATCGGACGCGGACGGCTGATCGCCGACATGGGCGTGGCCGAACTCACCGCGCGCGGCGGTTCCGGCGGCGTGCGGGTGGCCAGCGCCGACCCCGCCGCCCTGACCGCGGCGCTCGCCGAGGAGGGCGCCTCGGTCCGCTCCGGCGACGGCGACGCACTGCTGGTGGGCGGCCTGGACGCCGCGCGCGTCGGCGAGATCGCCCTGCACCGCCGCATCGCGCTGCGCGAGCTCACCCCCCAGCGCACCAGCCTGGAGGCCGCCTTCATGGAACTGACCGCCGGAAGCGTCGAACACCGCTCCGGTTCCGCCCCGACCCCCGAAGGGAGACCGTCTTGA
- a CDS encoding SPFH domain-containing protein, which translates to MNLEATPGVEMPEPQVRERTADGLPGLAMFALALALVLAGGAAAAGGLYTAAVDAMGAGAVVLLVAGVLLLLVGVLLSFGLTVVAPNEARVVQFLGRYTGTVRTAGLRWVNPISTRKPVSTRIRNHETAVMKVNDAGGSPIEIAAVVVWQVRDTARAVFEVDDFVQFVSTQTEAAVRHIANNYPYDNHDDTDRLSLRDNADEITEKLSTEIAERVESAGVRIIESRLTHLAYAPEIAQAMLQRQQAGAIIAARQRIVEGAVGMVDSALSHLAEQDVVELDEERKAAMVSNLLVVLCADRATQPVVNTGTLYS; encoded by the coding sequence ATGAACCTGGAAGCCACTCCGGGGGTGGAGATGCCCGAGCCCCAGGTGCGGGAGCGGACCGCCGACGGACTGCCGGGACTGGCGATGTTCGCGCTGGCGCTGGCGCTGGTGCTGGCCGGGGGCGCCGCGGCCGCCGGGGGCCTGTACACGGCCGCCGTCGACGCCATGGGCGCGGGCGCCGTGGTGCTCCTCGTCGCGGGCGTGCTGCTGCTCCTCGTCGGCGTCCTTCTCAGCTTCGGGCTGACGGTCGTCGCCCCCAACGAGGCACGGGTCGTCCAGTTCCTGGGCCGCTACACCGGCACCGTCCGCACCGCCGGACTGCGCTGGGTCAACCCCATCAGCACCCGCAAACCCGTCTCCACCCGCATCCGCAACCACGAGACCGCCGTCATGAAGGTCAACGACGCCGGCGGCAGCCCCATCGAGATCGCCGCCGTCGTGGTCTGGCAGGTCCGGGACACCGCCCGCGCCGTGTTCGAGGTGGACGACTTCGTCCAGTTCGTCAGCACCCAGACCGAGGCGGCCGTCCGCCACATCGCCAACAACTACCCCTACGACAACCACGACGACACCGACCGGCTGTCCCTGCGCGACAACGCCGACGAGATCACCGAGAAGCTGTCCACCGAGATCGCCGAGCGGGTGGAGTCCGCGGGCGTGCGCATCATCGAGTCGCGGCTGACCCACCTGGCCTACGCCCCGGAGATCGCCCAGGCGATGCTGCAGCGCCAGCAGGCGGGCGCGATCATCGCCGCGCGCCAGCGCATCGTCGAGGGCGCCGTGGGCATGGTGGACTCGGCGCTCAGCCACCTGGCCGAGCAGGACGTGGTGGAACTGGACGAGGAGCGGAAGGCCGCGATGGTGAGCAACCTGCTGGTGGTGCTGTGCGCCGACCGGGCCACCCAGCCCGTCGTCAACACGGGAACGCTCTACTCGTAA
- a CDS encoding class I adenylate-forming enzyme family protein encodes MSATESPSPASPSALRSMNSATVQLLYSGSRFEMARVDVAGVPTRVWADARPHLRAVLESSLEHGDRPALVFGEERISHAEHFRRAAALARRLVEDYGVARGDRVALAMRNYPEWVTAFFAATSVGAIAVPVNAWLSAPEMEFVLRDSGASVLVADAERLDRLGDVLGRLPLPVIAVRCARPLPEGVRAWEEILGEVADDAALPETDLAPDDPATLFYTSGTTGNPKGALGSHRNMVSNVLSMAFMKARTLLRLGADLDDALALTFDAAPSKVLCALPLFHVTGAQAVMLPTLSAGGALVLMRRWDAETALEVIERERVSGMTGVPTMLTQLFAAPSFARRDLSSLVSLGSGGAPAAPALVERALRGGLRPDATLLGAGYGLTECSATAAVSYGPDYLARPDSVGMPVPVVDVRIVGPDGADLPPGRVGEIWISGPGVVHGYWNRPEETAATFVDGWLRTGDLGRLDDAGFLYVVDRAKDMILRGGENVYCAEVEAALQEHPAVLDAAVVGVPHEELGEEVGAVVRVVAGTPPDAEELRAFLSGRLAAFKIPSRIITTADELPRNAAGKLLKRRMRDEVAWTLAD; translated from the coding sequence ATGAGCGCCACCGAGTCCCCGTCTCCCGCCTCTCCGTCCGCACTCCGATCGATGAACTCGGCCACCGTCCAACTGCTGTACTCGGGGTCCCGGTTCGAGATGGCCCGGGTCGACGTGGCCGGGGTGCCCACCCGGGTCTGGGCCGACGCCAGACCCCACCTGCGCGCCGTGCTGGAGAGCAGCCTGGAGCACGGCGACCGTCCCGCGCTCGTCTTCGGGGAAGAGCGGATCTCCCACGCCGAGCACTTCCGCCGCGCCGCGGCCCTGGCCCGCAGACTCGTCGAGGACTACGGCGTGGCCAGGGGCGACCGGGTCGCCCTGGCGATGCGCAACTACCCCGAGTGGGTCACCGCGTTCTTCGCGGCCACGAGCGTCGGCGCGATCGCGGTGCCCGTCAACGCCTGGCTGAGCGCCCCCGAAATGGAGTTCGTCCTCCGCGACAGCGGGGCGAGCGTGCTCGTCGCCGACGCCGAACGCCTGGACCGGCTCGGCGATGTGCTGGGGAGGCTGCCGCTCCCGGTGATCGCGGTGCGCTGCGCGCGCCCGCTGCCCGAGGGCGTGCGCGCTTGGGAGGAGATACTCGGTGAGGTCGCCGACGACGCCGCCCTGCCGGAGACGGACCTGGCCCCCGACGACCCCGCCACGCTCTTCTACACCTCGGGCACCACCGGCAACCCCAAGGGCGCGCTGGGTTCGCACCGCAACATGGTGAGCAACGTGCTGTCCATGGCGTTCATGAAGGCCCGCACCCTGCTGCGGCTGGGCGCCGACCTCGACGACGCGCTCGCACTGACCTTCGACGCGGCCCCCTCGAAGGTGCTGTGCGCGCTGCCGCTGTTCCACGTCACCGGCGCGCAGGCGGTCATGCTGCCCACCCTGTCCGCGGGGGGTGCCCTGGTGCTGATGCGCAGGTGGGACGCCGAGACTGCGCTGGAGGTGATCGAGCGGGAGCGCGTCAGCGGCATGACCGGGGTGCCCACGATGCTGACGCAGCTGTTCGCCGCGCCGAGTTTCGCCAGACGCGACCTTTCCAGCCTGGTGTCGCTGGGCAGCGGGGGCGCGCCAGCCGCGCCCGCGCTGGTGGAGCGGGCCCTGCGCGGCGGTCTGCGGCCGGACGCGACGCTGCTGGGTGCCGGGTACGGGCTGACCGAGTGCTCGGCGACGGCCGCAGTCAGCTACGGCCCCGACTACCTGGCCCGTCCCGACAGCGTCGGCATGCCCGTCCCGGTGGTGGACGTCCGCATCGTCGGCCCCGACGGCGCGGACCTGCCGCCCGGCCGGGTCGGGGAGATCTGGATCAGCGGTCCGGGGGTGGTGCACGGGTACTGGAACCGTCCCGAGGAGACCGCCGCGACCTTCGTCGACGGCTGGCTGCGCACCGGCGACCTGGGGCGGCTCGACGACGCGGGGTTCCTCTACGTCGTGGACCGCGCCAAGGACATGATCCTGCGGGGCGGCGAGAACGTGTACTGCGCCGAGGTGGAGGCCGCACTCCAGGAGCACCCCGCGGTGCTGGACGCGGCCGTGGTGGGCGTACCGCACGAGGAGTTGGGCGAGGAGGTCGGCGCGGTGGTGCGGGTGGTCGCCGGGACGCCGCCGGACGCCGAGGAACTGCGCGCGTTCCTGTCCGGGCGGCTGGCCGCCTTCAAGATCCCCTCGCGGATCATCACCACCGCCGACGAACTGCCCCGCAACGCCGCCGGGAAGCTGCTGAAGCGGCGGATGCGCGACGAGGTGGCCTGGACGCTGGCCGACTGA
- a CDS encoding globin domain-containing protein: protein MSVAVPRGLPPLGPRTLEAVQAVCANLLEEPEPLAERFYHHLFRLLPSCERLFPPDMETQHVRMARVLVEAVRHLDEPGDTWDRLRELGGHHYMRWGLGPEEYRCVGHALVEAARDVSPEWTPSVGSAWVTVYEWISAAMLTGAAEAAARSSGRMRPEHELRRFGGHAGPRSGEGNGKPTVAS from the coding sequence ATGTCTGTCGCGGTGCCCCGTGGACTGCCTCCCCTCGGACCCAGGACCCTCGAGGCGGTCCAGGCCGTCTGCGCGAACCTGCTGGAGGAGCCGGAACCGCTGGCCGAACGCTTCTACCACCACCTGTTCCGGCTGCTGCCGAGTTGTGAGAGGCTGTTTCCCCCGGACATGGAGACGCAGCACGTCCGCATGGCCAGGGTCCTCGTCGAGGCGGTCCGCCACCTCGACGAGCCCGGTGACACCTGGGACCGCCTGCGTGAACTGGGCGGTCACCACTACATGAGGTGGGGCCTGGGCCCGGAGGAGTACCGCTGCGTGGGCCACGCCCTCGTCGAGGCGGCCCGGGACGTCTCCCCGGAGTGGACGCCCTCGGTGGGCTCGGCGTGGGTCACCGTCTACGAGTGGATCTCCGCGGCCATGCTCACCGGCGCGGCGGAGGCCGCCGCCCGCTCCTCCGGGCGGATGCGTCCGGAACACGAACTTCGACGGTTCGGCGGGCATGCCGGTCCGCGTTCGGGTGAGGGGAATGGTAAACCTACAGTGGCTTCTTGA